GCCCAGGGCAGTGGGAAAGGGGGGCTGGATCGCCAGAGATGACAAAGCTGGTTTTCCTTCGTGCTGTCTTCCCCCTCCCAAGCACATACTGCTACGCCAGCTCCACCATGTGAGAGGAAATATATTATAAACACTAAGAGAGTCCGCTCCATCATCTCCTTCCCTCCTTGCTCCCTACCTGAAGGGCACCGCTGGAAAAGAAGGCAGTGGGGTGGTGATGTCACCAAGGGGCTCGTGTTTATGGGTGGTGAGTCCAGATCAGAGGGCTCCATTTACAAGCAAAGGCCTGAATTGTCTAATTGCCAGTGCCCcaaactcagcctgggatctgaaaatcaagccgTCGTCTTCCCTTCATCAGCCACAGGAATGAAGGGTCTCCCAGATACATTAACACCAGTCATGTAGTCCCTCTGCCTTCACATTATGGCTTTTGTGTCATCGGCGCAGGCCTGCGGCTTCCAGTGGCGTAACAGACTGAGTTTCGTGCCCAGCACTTAGGACAATGTGGTCCTGCTCCAGCAGGCGTCAAAGGCAGTAAATGCTTTTCTCACCACCAGGCAGCAGATCCCATGTCAAACAAACAGTGGGCAGCTCTGCTGAGTAAGCCAGGGCCTTTTCCGCAGGCGCTAGTCAGAGGAGAGCTGCAGGGTACCAGATTTGACTGTAGCTGCTTAGCCAACAGAGCACACCCCTATCGGGGTGACACAAACGCTGAACACTTCCGGAAGGGCACTGCTGAGCCAACCCATGTGTCTCTGGCCTCTGGAGGCAAGACCTGCCTGGCGCTCTGCAGGTGTTACGAGTCAAATACTGGTTACAAAAGCACTCTGAGGCAGCACAGCCTGGGACTGGTTACTGAAGTCCCAGTATTGGGCAAGCTGCAGTCACACGGGGAGCACACAAAGCACTCTTCATAGCTGTCCAGATCAAGTCACTGCCTCCACTGGGGCTGGGTTCTTGCTGAAACAGGCCTACACTCCAGAGAAGGGAGGACAGGTTCCTGGCTGCCCAGCAGCTGGCTTGGCACTACTGCAGAAGTGCTTCGTACTGTATCTGAGCCGGCAACAGGCACCCAGCCCCAGGAGGGCATTTCTGCTAGACCAgtcgctgggtttcagagcctggcacATCTAGACTGGTAGTTTTAGCCCCATAGCaccagcccgagtcagctgacccaggctctcaGACTCAGTGCTCCCCCCGTCCCCAACATAGatatgcccagctctgcccctagaCAGTGGGTGCTGGAGGTAAGGAGGGAACTGGGCCCTGGAGAGTTCAGCCTTTAATTCCTAAGCCCAAGAAGGCTAGAATATGCTCCCAGGGTTGAATGGCTGAGCTTGCCCCCACACTGTGGCCAGGGGAAGTGACTAGACCAGGCAGAGGGGGATGTCAGTGTAACAGAGCAGGGGTTGTGCTGTCTGCATCTGCCTTAGTGAAAGGGGAGGAAAGGGACTCTGAAGCCCAAACCCCGATGGCTGCAGGGAAGGCAGCACATCAGCCATGCAGCGGCCTGGCTGGAGCAGGCTCCACCAGCAGCAGAGATGCTGCACTCTGTCAGGTGTGATCCTGGCCGAGGGGCTGGCGAGGCAGGAGCGGTGCACCACGGGCCCAGGGGCTGGGAAGCCCAGCGTGCTGGGGGGACAGGCCATATGCAAAGCTTCCTCCCATTACTAAAACGTCACCTTCTGAACTGCACTGGGGGTGTGGTCTGGGTTTGCTGCAGATGcccctcccctcacagccctTGCAGCATGAATGCTGCTCCCTCAGGAGCCTGCTGGTGGCAGAGAAATGCCCTTTGCAGGGATGCTGCACGGGGCCCAAACGCAAAGCTCCGCCAtgccagagcagtgctgcagccaggccaTGGCTCAGACCCTGCACGGAACGAGGGTGCATGCAAGGTAGGCACGGCCCAGTGAACCCCTTGCCCTGGGTATGAGGAAACAGCAGGGTACAGACTCGCTGCACACAAGGAATAGAAGTGAggcttccctccccccattggGGTGAGCTAGGAACACCCAGCTCGGAGAGAAGCTAACTCAGGACAGAGCTGGATGCACACCAGGCATGTCTGGGCCAACAGCTACCCTGCTTTGATACACGGCTATAGGTGCCATAAAGACACCCCAGGCCCCCAGGAACTCGCACGGCCAGTTACAACCCCCCAGAACggctcagagctggaggagcTTCCGGCTACCAGCACCCCACACTGTCCCACGACTCCCCGAGTCCCATAGGGCCGGAGTTACTCCTGCCAACATCCGACAGGGcgggcaggccaggccagggggcAGAGCCCATTGCAGCGGCACTTCATTAGCACCATTTTGTTAGCCCATTTCCACTGCGGAGCCGGTTGCCTCGGGTGAAGGGGGGGCCTTTCCCAGTGTAGCACTGCAGGGACTGCCCCCAGGCTTGCGCTTTCTACCAGGCGCGTGTGGCCACTGCTCTGAAAGGATCTTTGGACCTGTTCGGGCTCGTCTCCTAGACACTGCCCGTGCACAGGGATCCGAGGGCAAAGCAGGACTGCGCTGGAGCAAAGCTGCAAAGGCTGGATGGAAGGCACTGAGGACAGGAACTCAGAGGGGAGGATCTTCCCCCGGCTGCGCACCCTCCCCTCTGCCTGGAGAGGGCGGGAAAAGCTTTGGCCTTGGCTCTTTTCACATGGCCCGGGACCCTTGGCCCCCTTTGtgccgggctggggggctgggcgtTACAGCTGGGGAGGATGCTGTGGTAGCACTAGAGTAACCGCATCCTGGACAGAGGCACTGGTCAAACGAGAGCTGGCTCCTGGACAGCTCACCCTGCTGCTTGCCTGggctcccagcctctgccccatGGCTGgggagcccctccagcaccctcctGGCTTTGGGACAGCTGCTGGCAGGAGCACACCCCTACACAGACTGAACAGGCCCACACAGACTGGGCCATGAGCACCAGTAAAGCAGCTGCGGTGCCCGCCGGTGGGAACAGGCACTTGTGACCGGGAGTGGCCAGAGCCCTCCTGTCAGCCAGTCAGGCCCAGGCTGGCCCCGGGGAGAGGAGCGAGCGGGACCTGCAGCTTTCAGAGGGAAAGCCAGTGCACCAGTCCTCCCACAGCAGAGCGGGGCCTGGCCTGCTCTTCCTATTTACAGACTTGCCTCGCTCCTGCTCCCCTGGACGGCTCTGTCTGGTGTCATCATTACCACTGGGAGACGCCCATAGAAAGGGTCCCTGGAAGCTGGTGCCTATCCAGCAGCAAGGGCTGGCAGCAGTTCGGGCACCGTCCTCCCCAGCTGGCTCCCACTACTAGGAGGTGCTCTCCTGCACTCTCTCCTCCTGGCTCTCCTCTCTCTCACAGTTCCAGTCCTTCAGGCCCTCTGGGAGGGAGGTGTCTTCGTCCAAGCTCCCGGTGCCCTCTACAAACGCCTCATAGGTGGATTTCTCTGCGAATGGCCTGGGGCCCAGCAATTCAACCATATCCGCTTTCTCCAGCACTTCTTTCTCCAAGAGACGCTTTCCTACCTGTGGGGAAAATAAACTCATTGCTGTCTGATTCCTCAGCCCTGCAGCCTCTGCACGTTCCCTGCCGCACGTCGCACACTTCCCTACAGGCAAATGCTCCAGCATGCTGTGCGTCAGGATGACAGACAGACccgtctctccctctcccctcccatgcGGGTGTTATCAGGAGCTAACCATCCAGCTGCTGACAGGGCAACAGGGCCACCAGAGGCTCCTCTGTTGGCTCCTGCTGGGGCATGGACCAGGGCCCATTCACGTACCTTCTCCACCTGGTCGTGACACCGTGTCAGTAGGTCCCGGGTTCTTTCGTATGCAGAGTTGATGAGGCTTCGGACCTCCTCGTCTATTAGCTGGGCCGTCGCCTCGCTGTATGGTTTCTCTGTGAGCAGCTCACCCTGCTGCAGGAGGTCGAAGGAGACCTGGCCCAGCTTGTCACTCATCCCAAACTGGACAATCTGGAAGAGAGCAGCCCCATTAAGCTGGCTAGTGCCAAGGGGACGAGCTGAACCGTTCCCATCCCCCGGGCAGAGAACCTGGCAGCACGGTGCCTGCCACACGCTCCTTGCTCTGGGGATTACCTGGGCGTAGGCGCTCTGCGTCACCTTCTTCAAGTCATCCTGAGCGCCCGTGGTGATGTGCCCAAAGAACAGCTGCTCAGCCACCCTGCCGCCCAGCATCATGCACATGCGATCGAACAGCTGCTCCTTGGTGTACAGGTACTGCTCCTTGGGCAGGTACTGCGCGTATCCAAGCCCCTTGCCCCTGGGGATGATCGACACCTGCAAGATATGAGGCGCCTGGTGACAGACTGGCCCCTCCGCCAGGGCTCCCGGATTCTAGAATCTGCCTGCAAGCGGGAATGTTGGCCAGCATGCTGGGAGCACGCCTTGGGCTCGGCTTTTATCCAGAGACACTGGAGCTGGCCACAAAGGGGCCTGAGAGCGAGCGTGCTCTTTGCAGAACAGCCCAGCAAACAGTTATCAACGGACTTGACATGGTCAGGGCAAGGGAGGGGGCCGGAACACTGCCTGTGGGGTGCCCAGCACCTGGGGGTGCACTCCTCCAGGGCAGGGTGGCCTGAGGCACAACTGAAACAAATGTTCAACAGCCTCCACAGCCGTCTGGCCCTGAGGGTATAATCCAGCCAACAGAGCCTCTGCCAGGAGCTGGCTCCTCATCCTGACCTGAGCCCCTCACCAGTCACGCTTGGGGAGGGCGTGTTGTGAAGTTCCAGATGTGCCAGGCTCAAGGCCAGAGCAATGGGAAAGCCCTGTCAGGCTGAGCCTGGGAAGGGGGGGCAGACTAGACACAAACCTTCAGCAGGGGATCAGCGTGCTCCAGGAACCATCCCACCACCGCATGCCCAGCTTCGTGATAGGCCACTGTGGTCCTCTCGTTCGGCTGCAGAACCTGGGTCTTCTTCTCAAGACCTGGACACAGGTTCAGGGGAGTCAGTAGCACTCACGGGGAGCTGAGGTACCAAACCCCATAGTCGGAGCCAGaaagccccctgccccagtgaaACAAACTCAGCAGTGTCCACAACACCCAGCAGGGAGAACCTCACTGCCCTCTTTTCCAAGCCAGAGAAAGCACCTGGGGCCTTGGCTCGCTGGCTAGAGACGATTCCCGAGACCCAGCCTGCTATTTAGGCTCAGGGGAGGTATTGGCCCCTCACGTTTCCTCCCTAGAGGGATGTGCCTGGCCATGGGAGCTGCCCAGATCTGTGCGGTGGGTTTCTGGAACACAAGCTCAGGAGTTCGGAGCTCATAGCACTGCTGGGGAGGTAAGCTGATGCTGTGCTGATTGGAAGGGCCACAGGAGGGGGACAAGGAACCCCTGGACACCCCCAGCCGCATGGGAGGACGGGAAGACGAGGAGTGCAGGGACCTGGAACGTTAGTTCTCACAAGCACCTCTTCTGCGGGGCTGGGCCAAGCTCTGGAGCGGAGCGAGACGAGCCTATCAGGATGGCTGGAATCACTGTTCCAAGCTGCTACAGAACCGTTAGCGGGGGGGGACGGGACCGGGGATGGATGACGACCACAGAGATTTGCACATGGCTCAGCGGCCCTGCTGCTTTCCATACCCTGGGGAAAATTGGTGCTTTTCATTCCAGCTCCTCAGCCTCCTCCATCAGCTGCAGCCCACAATTCTTCCCCGCTTGGCTGAGACTCCCCAGGGAGCACGTGGCTCTTCGTGCCACACCTGGGAAGCTCTGCAGACGCTGCCCTTGCCCTGCAGGGACCCACCCATTGCGTTCTCAGGCTAGTGAGATTGTGCTCAGCTTAGCTCCTAAACtgagggggggggcgggggaggggcacaTAACCCCTAAAATGAGTACAGGGGATAGAGTCGCCTTCCTGACAGCATCAGAGGCGGCTCCCCCACAGTAACGGCCCCTAGGAGAAGTGCCTGGGCATCTCCCCAAGACTCAGCTGAGTGCAGGGCCTGACTGGGCTGAGCCCCAGGGCCCTGGAGAACCCCACGCTGCCTAGCGCATCGTCCGGCAGCCTCAGGCGGAGCCCTGATCCAGTCTGGGCTCTAGCAGCCGAGCTGTCTAGGCTGTGTGCAGGGCCAAAGCAAACGGCAGCAGCCAGCCACGCCCTGCATGGTtcccagacccccctgcacccACGCCCCCCAGCAGAGCTCCGAGCTAGCCTCACCCCCAAGGACTCTCTCGATGGCCTGCTCAAAGTGCTTCTCGGCGACACAGGGCTTCAAGTGGCGAGCGGCAATCAAGGCAGCCTCGTTGCAGACGTTGGAGATGTCCGCACCTATGGACAGGAGGGCCACACCATCAGCCTAGTCCCCGAGCACATGTCAGGAACCCGGACCAGCCGAGGCAGCTCGAGTGGCCCCCAGCCACGGCTCAGGATAGTCACAACAAGAAACGGCCAGCAGGGCAAGTGCTACCTTTGCGGCACGGGGTGCCAAAGGAGCTGCCCAGTGTCCCCCAGGCTGTGCGGGCTCTGGGTGTCAAGCAGTGGAACCAGCGATGGTGCAGTGCTTGGGCTCCCGGGCACAGGAGGCACTCAGAACGTGGGGCTTTGCGGGGCTGGGACTGGGCTGAATCCCCTGCTGTACCCAAGTCCCTTCAGAGAGAGGGCGCTGGCCTCCTCAGTCACCCGCCTTGCTGGCCCCTGCGGAGCTGCGCTCCCCGACTATTCATACACAGACTAAGAGGCTCCCGCTGCTCTCCCCATGGCAAACGCCCATCACAGCACAATTCCAGCAGCAGGACCGGCCAAGCAGACCAAAGCCCCTCTGCTCAGGTATCCCGGCTCCAAACCCGGGATGCCAAGGAAGGTGGAACCCCCTCAAAGCACACCTGACTGCACAGTGCTATTCCTGGGGAAGGGGCTTCCTTCCTGACCCGTCAGTGATCTTCCCATGCCCTGCAGCCTAAGAGCTGCTGACATTTGCCCTCCATTGAGCGTCCAGAGGGGGGCGCTCTGTACAGAGTGGTGCATATGAACACAGCTCAGGAATAGCAGCATCGCAGCATTCTTGTTCCTGTCTATATGCACAGGTCACACCCCGCTGGGGAAGAACCAGTGAGTGGGGGACAGAGACCAAGAGAACGTGGGGCAGCACTGTGACCCCTCTGCTGTCCTGCAGAGCAGGGCGAGGCCTGGCTGCCTTCCGCCATGCTGACGTGCTAACTCAGCCCTCTGCAGCAGAGGCGGAGAAGAAAACAGCGACTCCAGTGAACCCTGCTGGGGCTGGAAGTCTGCAGTGAATATTTACTGTGCAGCTCATTACCATTTCTGGACCTGTCCATAACAGCAGGGGGCTCACAGCTGCTGTCTAGGTACTTCCAGAGCCCCTGGCATTGGTCCTCCCACCCCCGATCAGATCAGTTTCACAGCAGCTCAGTCAATTGCTACAGCTCCCTCCCCCACGCCTCCTCCCATTTGGTATTTCCTTGCCACACACCAGTGAATCCTGGAGTCCATGCAGCCAATCTCCTGGCCAGGGCATCTCTGCTGATGCTTTCCTCCAGTTTCAGGGGCCGGAGGTGGACCTTAAAGATGGATGCTCTGCCTTTGATATCAGGCGGACCTGGGCAGAACAGAGTCAGAGAGGCTGCTTCAGAAATGAATAACGCAGGGCTCCTCC
Above is a genomic segment from Gopherus flavomarginatus isolate rGopFla2 chromosome 14, rGopFla2.mat.asm, whole genome shotgun sequence containing:
- the LOC127033955 gene encoding AFG3-like protein 1 isoform X9, producing the protein MEEVPAQQRLLTRLKVDRLEVVNKQFVRVVLVPGVSMERYVWFNIGSVDTFERNLETAQLELGMEGTQQVAVIYARESDGTFLMSMVPTLLLVGFLLVTLRRGPMGAGRGGRGGGLFSVGETTAKILKDNIDVQFRDVAGCEEAKLEIMEFVNFLKNPKQYQDLGAKIPKGAVLTGPPGTGKTLLAKATAGEANVPFITVNGSEFLEMFVGVGPARVRDMFALARKHAPCILFIDEIDAVGRKRGQGNFGGQSEQENTLNQLLVEMDGFNSSTNVVVLAGTNRPDILDPALMRPGRFDRQIYIGPPDIKGRASIFKVHLRPLKLEESISRDALARRLAAWTPGFTGADISNVCNEAALIAARHLKPCVAEKHFEQAIERVLGGLEKKTQVLQPNERTTVAYHEAGHAVVGWFLEHADPLLKVSIIPRGKGLGYAQYLPKEQYLYTKEQLFDRMCMMLGGRVAEQLFFGHITTGAQDDLKKVTQSAYAQIVQFGMSDKLGQVSFDLLQQGELLTEKPYSEATAQLIDEEVRSLINSAYERTRDLLTRCHDQVEKVGKRLLEKEVLEKADMVELLGPRPFAEKSTYEAFVEGTGSLDEDTSLPEGLKDWNCEREESQEERVQESTS
- the LOC127033955 gene encoding AFG3-like protein 1 isoform X8 codes for the protein MEEVPAQQRLLTRLKVDRLEVVNKQFVRVVLVPGVSMEQRYVWFNIGSVDTFERNLETAQLELGMEGTQQVAVIYARESDGTFLMSMVPTLLLVGFLLVTLRRGPMGAGRGGRGGGLFSVGETTAKILKDNIDVQFRDVAGCEEAKLEIMEFVNFLKNPKQYQDLGAKIPKGAVLTGPPGTGKTLLAKATAGEANVPFITVNGSEFLEMFVGVGPARVRDMFALARKHAPCILFIDEIDAVGRKRGQGNFGGQSEQENTLNQLLVEMDGFNSSTNVVVLAGTNRPDILDPALMRPGRFDRQIYIGPPDIKGRASIFKVHLRPLKLEESISRDALARRLAAWTPGFTGADISNVCNEAALIAARHLKPCVAEKHFEQAIERVLGGLEKKTQVLQPNERTTVAYHEAGHAVVGWFLEHADPLLKVSIIPRGKGLGYAQYLPKEQYLYTKEQLFDRMCMMLGGRVAEQLFFGHITTGAQDDLKKVTQSAYAQIVQFGMSDKLGQVSFDLLQQGELLTEKPYSEATAQLIDEEVRSLINSAYERTRDLLTRCHDQVEKVGKRLLEKEVLEKADMVELLGPRPFAEKSTYEAFVEGTGSLDEDTSLPEGLKDWNCEREESQEERVQESTS